The Methanoregula boonei 6A8 genome has a window encoding:
- a CDS encoding HEAT repeat domain-containing protein — protein sequence MTDASKPPVPEGAEDLERQGIVVLITTLRDDTDPAVRRYAAYLLGRSKTPGSIMPLIAALGDDDKSVREQAMLALVATGKAAVEPLTESMKDPKWETRYRAAEALGKLADEKAVKPLLRGLHDNRDHVRYMAAKGLAVVGDSDAVDPLIILLKDENPFVRTMTTRALAAIGGTKVHTAIRAALAEEKNEQVRAAMNEALQ from the coding sequence ATGACCGATGCGAGCAAGCCCCCGGTCCCTGAAGGGGCAGAGGATCTCGAGCGCCAGGGAATTGTGGTCCTGATAACAACCCTGCGGGACGATACCGACCCGGCTGTCAGGAGATATGCTGCATATCTGCTGGGAAGGTCAAAGACCCCCGGGAGCATCATGCCCCTGATCGCCGCGCTGGGAGATGACGACAAATCCGTACGCGAGCAGGCGATGCTTGCACTTGTTGCAACAGGGAAAGCTGCAGTCGAACCTCTTACCGAGTCAATGAAAGATCCCAAATGGGAGACACGTTACCGTGCGGCTGAGGCACTGGGGAAGCTTGCCGATGAAAAAGCCGTAAAACCCCTTCTCCGGGGACTCCATGACAACCGCGATCACGTGCGATACATGGCAGCAAAAGGGCTGGCCGTGGTGGGAGACTCCGATGCCGTGGATCCGCTCATTATCCTCTTAAAGGACGAGAACCCCTTTGTGAGGACGATGACGACACGGGCGCTTGCTGCGATCGGGGGAACGAAAGTCCACACAGCGATCCGTGCGGCCCTTGCAGAAGAGAAAAACGAGCAGGTCCGGGCTGCAATGAATGAGGCGCTGCAATAA
- a CDS encoding PAS domain-containing protein, which produces MKEQRPDPGNNHSFSRSLLVTMVLIVVVLVTIMTIYDYFSLKTSTDAEFSNLQNQTEDTIGAALRLDDSATTVLDDQLNTQMKAGFAVLFTEYNRSGENPQTMNLTRVQAALGEGYDIYIINESGVIVYTTYPAEQGVDFQSIPYFYAYLTKVRMSQGFFPDRVVREIPDGRFMKYAYEATPDHQYILELGYSPPDFNTTNLRLDDRDNIARFVSFNPFISQYQVFDTTGHSTADDSLPDTVTESYIQQAITSRSTIETDDAANHTETRYLFVDLNNPQYGSDMSRVVVLTYDTGRVRNDLNHLVLFHLLFGGCALGIGCCLAFLLSRRMTRPIEKIAHDADIIANGDFDHRIGTTDAREFVILEKSINTMVDSLKSATARLNDEEIFHRDLIDQMPVGIFLKETDTGTYTFWNRASEEIFERPAKDMIGKTDAEIFSAAVAEQIKKEETGALASRVEIKYRKIHSKSRGERLIHIIIVPIYDSKRSVRYMLGIAEDVTDEAVTLKRDLIFSITRSDILDQLAIIITYLERAQLKTTHEAMQMFFDKTIGSVESIKNQIAYERALQNPGVIAPRWQSVNQAFAEAIQMLPEHTADISTSVGKIEIFADPLLPRIFFSLLSLSFRRGGPVLSAIRMTARRSNDSLVLVYEDDSPGIPAHEKERIFEFGYSHDDMVSLFLIRELLGFTGIAITETGGTGEGIRFELVVPKGRFRERN; this is translated from the coding sequence ATGAAGGAACAGAGACCAGATCCTGGAAACAATCACTCGTTCTCCCGGTCACTTCTGGTCACTATGGTCCTCATTGTCGTTGTCCTGGTCACCATCATGACCATTTACGACTATTTTAGTCTCAAAACCAGCACAGATGCGGAATTTTCAAACCTGCAAAACCAGACGGAGGACACCATCGGCGCTGCATTACGGCTGGACGACTCGGCTACTACCGTCCTCGACGATCAGCTCAACACGCAGATGAAAGCCGGATTTGCGGTTCTCTTTACAGAATACAACCGATCCGGTGAGAACCCGCAAACCATGAACCTCACCAGAGTCCAGGCTGCGCTCGGAGAGGGATACGATATCTATATCATCAACGAATCCGGGGTGATCGTTTATACCACATATCCTGCTGAGCAGGGTGTGGACTTCCAGAGCATTCCCTATTTTTATGCGTACCTGACAAAAGTCCGTATGTCACAGGGTTTTTTCCCGGATCGGGTGGTCCGCGAGATCCCTGACGGCAGGTTCATGAAATATGCCTACGAGGCAACGCCGGATCACCAGTATATCCTGGAGCTGGGGTACTCGCCCCCTGATTTTAACACAACCAACCTCAGGCTTGATGACCGGGATAACATTGCCAGGTTTGTGTCCTTTAATCCGTTCATCAGTCAGTACCAGGTCTTTGATACGACGGGACATAGTACTGCCGATGACAGCTTGCCGGACACGGTCACCGAATCATATATCCAGCAGGCAATTACCAGCAGGTCAACTATTGAAACGGACGATGCGGCCAACCATACCGAGACACGGTACCTCTTTGTCGATCTGAATAACCCCCAGTACGGCTCCGATATGAGCAGGGTGGTTGTGCTCACGTACGATACCGGGCGCGTCCGGAATGACCTCAACCACCTCGTTCTTTTCCACCTCCTCTTTGGAGGATGCGCCCTCGGAATTGGATGCTGCCTTGCTTTTTTACTGTCACGCAGGATGACCCGCCCGATAGAGAAAATAGCACATGATGCGGATATCATCGCAAACGGGGACTTTGACCACCGCATCGGGACAACAGACGCACGGGAGTTCGTGATCCTGGAAAAGAGCATCAATACCATGGTGGATTCGCTCAAGTCCGCTACAGCCCGGCTCAACGACGAGGAGATCTTCCACCGGGACCTTATCGACCAGATGCCGGTGGGGATCTTCCTCAAGGAGACAGATACCGGGACCTATACATTCTGGAACCGGGCAAGCGAAGAGATCTTCGAACGCCCGGCAAAGGATATGATCGGGAAGACCGATGCCGAGATCTTCTCTGCGGCAGTGGCGGAGCAGATTAAAAAAGAGGAGACCGGCGCCCTTGCATCACGGGTGGAGATCAAGTACAGAAAGATCCATTCGAAATCGCGGGGAGAACGCCTGATCCATATCATCATCGTCCCGATCTACGATTCAAAACGTTCCGTGCGGTATATGCTTGGGATAGCAGAAGATGTAACTGACGAGGCAGTAACGCTGAAGCGGGACCTGATCTTCTCTATTACCCGGAGCGATATTCTCGACCAGCTCGCAATCATCATTACGTATCTCGAGCGTGCCCAGCTCAAGACCACCCACGAGGCCATGCAGATGTTCTTTGATAAGACGATTGGCTCGGTGGAATCCATCAAGAACCAGATCGCATACGAACGGGCGCTCCAGAACCCCGGCGTTATCGCGCCCCGGTGGCAATCCGTGAACCAGGCATTTGCCGAGGCCATACAGATGCTGCCCGAACATACGGCAGATATCAGCACCAGTGTGGGGAAGATCGAGATCTTTGCCGATCCGCTCCTCCCAAGGATCTTCTTTAGCCTCCTTTCGCTCTCTTTCCGGCGCGGGGGCCCGGTTCTCTCGGCTATCCGTATGACCGCCCGCAGGAGCAACGATTCCCTTGTTCTTGTCTATGAAGACGACAGCCCGGGCATCCCGGCCCATGAGAAGGAGAGGATCTTTGAATTCGGGTACAGCCACGATGATATGGTCAGCCTCTTTTTGATACGCGAGCTGCTCGGATTTACCGGAATCGCCATCACCGAGACCGGGGGGACAGGAGAAGGTATCCGCTTTGAACTTGTCGTACCCAAAGGACGGTTCAGGGAAAGAAATTAG